One Trichocoleus desertorum ATA4-8-CV12 DNA window includes the following coding sequences:
- a CDS encoding DUF924 domain-containing protein, with amino-acid sequence MSRIEQILNFWFGSPESESYGKSRKVWFSKDPEFDRDVTDRFLLDYEAAAAGNYDGWRASRDGCLALILLFDQFSRHIFRGDRRAFATDAQALVTAQQAIAQDFDQALLPVQRIFIYLPFEHSENLEHQRLSVELLRQLNDVPAIADHFPYAIRHKEIIERFGRFPHRNQVLGRTTTPEEAEFLKQRGSSF; translated from the coding sequence ATGTCACGAATTGAGCAAATCTTGAATTTCTGGTTTGGTAGCCCAGAATCCGAAAGTTATGGCAAGAGCCGCAAGGTTTGGTTCTCCAAAGATCCAGAATTTGATCGAGATGTGACCGATCGCTTTCTGCTCGATTACGAAGCGGCTGCCGCTGGTAACTACGATGGTTGGAGAGCCTCGCGTGATGGTTGCTTGGCGTTGATTTTGTTGTTCGATCAGTTTTCGCGCCATATCTTTCGGGGCGATCGCCGAGCTTTTGCCACGGATGCTCAAGCTTTAGTGACGGCTCAGCAAGCGATCGCGCAAGATTTTGACCAAGCTTTACTGCCAGTGCAGCGGATCTTTATTTATTTACCCTTTGAGCACAGTGAAAATCTAGAGCACCAGCGTTTGTCGGTAGAACTGTTGCGGCAGCTAAATGATGTGCCTGCAATAGCAGATCACTTTCCCTACGCGATTCGTCACAAAGAAATTATTGAGCGGTTTGGGCGCTTTCCGCATCGCAATCAAGTTTTAGGGCGGACCACAACACCTGAAGAAGCAGAGTTCTTGAAGCAACGCGGCTCATCATTTTAA